Within Anolis sagrei isolate rAnoSag1 chromosome 3, rAnoSag1.mat, whole genome shotgun sequence, the genomic segment TTTGTGATTTTATCCCGGGCAACATGAACCTGGTGGATGGATAGTGGTAGTGATTTACTTTTCAACAAAtttagcatttaaaaaacaaaataaagcaggaTGTTCACAGATATCAGTAACACATCATAACACTGTATTTTAGTGCCAATTGACAAGAGTATAATGGAAATTACATAGCATAGTATTCTGGAAATGTTCCTTCTGCCTCACCTTATGCCCATCTAAATGAACAacatccatttcaaagccaaCGAGAGACTCCACTAGGGAGATAGTCACATTTGTATATAAATCATCCCCTCTTCGCTCAAAGATTGGGTGCCTGTAGAGAAGACAATTAGGAAAAGATTAATTTTGCTACTTCATCCACTATAACCAGGATGCCTCTATTCCAATATGTTGAGTGAGCTACAGAAACTATTAGAAAAAGCATTTAACTTTCCAACTGGGAATGTGTCTATGACTAATGATTGAACCAGTCATTATATCtatcccactttttaaaaaagaattctaAACTTTTCTAATTTTTTTCAGTAGAATAGAAAAATATGCACAAGGGGGTGATTTTTTGCCTTAATATGTTGGATAGTTTTAGTAGTATTACAAGCTGTTTTGGTTGTatttattaactgttttaatagCATTTATTAGCTGTTTAGTAGCTATTGGAGCCTAAAAAAGGGACAATTCCACTCAAACTATTGGCTTACAGTTGTCCATTGGTTTCTCTTTTTAGTTGCCAAATATTTTCATTCTGCAATCTGAACCTCATGCAGATAAGAGCAACATTGATATAAGTCATTGCTTCTCCTATTCCTTGAATTTAGGTCTCCCTTCTCTGTTCCTTTACATCAAAGTTCCTAAATAAAACACCCCAAAGCTGTTCTCCATGTGAACACATTGGAGACTGTCACACCAGGAACTGGCATAAGTGTGGACTGGGTTATTAAGTCAATACTCGAAGCAGAAGGAATATAAAATATCAGATTCCACCTTACAGTCTACTATACTTAGTTTTCAGCAGGTTTCCTCCTTCTCCAGAATGCTATCTTCCCAACATAAGAACCTTTGGCCAAGAGACTTTCAATTCAATCACGCATTTGATTCTATCCTTTTCTGGAACCTAAGCAATTATACATAAATACTTTCTGAGGGCCCAGTGTGACCCCTTCCACAAAACAACTGTACTCTATAGTTGCAGAACCACTGTTATAAGGGGAATCATTTTTTTCCCATCACATCAATtcatccttttctttttgggCATTTTTTTGCCAGAGGAAATGCAAAAACACGAGTCAGTATTAATCAAAAAGGTTTGTCCAATTATGAGGTAATATAGGAAAAACATTCATAAACATGCAGAGATAACTTACTTGAGAACTTTTATTCGGAAGCGCAAGTCCCCAGGCTCTCCATCAACATGAGGTTCACCTGAAGAATACAGAtatgaaatatttaatttttattgttactactactactactacttgtaaCTAACTTTTTTCctctaaaaaagagactcaaagcagtttatagTAAAACTAATATAATGCAATAACTTACCTTCAAACTGTATAAAAACAATGTGGTAAATAGAGCAGGGCTAGAACTCTTTTTTTTCAGATTAGAAACTAAGGAAGTTTACTAACTTTCTATCAAGTTCCATAAATGCACTTGGGTTTATTTTAAAAGCTTTGCTCCAGCAagacaattattaaaataaaattgtacCTTCCCCAATGAATGGATACTCCATGCCATCCCTCACCCCAGGTTCTATCTCCACTTCTAGAGTTCGCTCTTCATTCACAAGCCTGAGAAacaggagagagaaaggcagCAAATAATGAAAAATGTATTATGGGTAAACATGTTTTTTCTTTAGAGTCTGCACTGTGGAGACTTTCTTACTTTGTTACCGTATTTCAATTAGACTATACTGTGCTGCCTAGTTTGCAGAATAGTGGTGCTGGCGCTACTCTAGGACACATACTGGTAAGTAAATTATGGTAACAACACAAAACCCAGCTAGATTATGAGTATTTACTAACGAATCAAGGCCATCAATAACAACATCACAGGAAATATTCTACTTAACACTCTGACTGAAACGCTTTTGCTACTTGGCAAAGTAAGTTTTACCTGGGGAACGTCTTAAAGGATGAATCACACAAGCTTCTCTGAGAAATCTAGGAAATTTTTCAGCTTCAACACTTACTTCttcctatttttattttcataaatGAGCTACACCCCCATGTGGCTTGAGCTGGTAATGTAatgcctcttccctcctttctaatTCCAATAAACATGCATTATTAGTAAATACATATGCACCAAAGTGTCAGAGGACATCAGACTCACTTGACATTGGGACACTCATCACAGACAACTTCCTGGGTCATCTGGAAACGTCCTGGGCCTAACTGGGTTGTTCTCATCTCCTGTCGACAATTGCATTTTCGCTTGCCTGGTGCCTGTCTTGCTACTGGTTTGTTTCGAATAACctgcaaaaatatacaaaattaatCCCTCTCAAGAATTTTTTTTCTGATCCCTACAGAACACTTTAGTCCTGAATAATTGAAACAAACATCCCACCTACCTTGATTTGTCGACCTGGCAAATAACATATAAGAAAATAGCAGACCAGCAGCCATATTACACTGCTTCTCCTCACAGAGATGAAAACTGAACATTGTAATCACAATTCATTTCCAAGATGGAGCAGTTTGAGAAGAGGTCCATGAGTTTTGGGCTGGCTTACAAGTCAGTTATTACTTGCAATTGTCATCAGTGTTTCTACACCCTCCAGGTATGTTATAATTTTAGGAAAAAGATAGCCCTCTCCCAATACAAAAGCATTTTCCTTTTCATCTCTGAAACAGTGGAATTAAATAGGACCTCATCCTTACATCCCAACTTGAGTAGTCTACAACAGAACCAGAGGGTAGGGGATATGCATGGTCTTGTTTCATTTCATGGATGGCGTTGGAGAAGACAAGGAACTGCCACATCCCTATATGCTTGGAGACACAAAGCAACTTGGAAACAGGTACTCTACTGAAAGGTACTTGCTTGATCATGACAAAAAACAGGAAGCTTGCTTGCCACAAATCTTAGTTGGAAGTCTCTTGCTATGGCTATTCCAATGGAATATTAGAACTATAGTTTCTTAATGGTTGATACCTTAAAGAAGAGGCCACTTGGCTCTCAGGCAGTGACACTTGGCTCTCAGGCACTGTATGGTCTGTTGAAGGCATAAGTAGCAGTACAGATAATAGCAAGATTCCTGAAACTGATTAACTGCCGTTTCATGAAAACCACATCCTTTCAGTAGTGATACAAAAGTGAGAGCAGATAGTTCCTGTTATCTATACCTTATATTCAAAGAAAGCACACTCATCTTTCACAAGTCTAAAGCGGAGACACATTCCACCTAAGGGTAGATGCAACATTTCTGTGTGATCTCTAATTCATGTCTGCCTTAAGTTCCATACAGAATGTGGCAATGATGTGATTTTCTCTGAACATTCTTCTGTTCAGAGAAAATCACATCATTGCCACATTCTCagttgcttgttttttttttttaaaaaaacaacaacaaaaacaacatcagcAGCAATTAGCAAGCAGGCTTCAAAAAATGCTAAGACAGCTCATCACGTTAGGTTGGGTAAACGTACTTCTACAAAATTTCCTGAATACACTTCTTCCAGTGTAACTTCTAGGTCCACAATAATGTCACTTCCTCTTGGAATGTTCCTGTCTTGCTGACGAGGATTGCCCCCAAACATGAAgccaaagtctccaaagaagctgCCAAGAAAAGAGCAATCTTTTAAAGCGATGCATTTATTGTGATGTTTCATTTCAGTCAAATGATAGAAATCGTTCAATTGATAAAGCAGGATCAAATCCAGTTTAGAATAATTTCTTCTGCCAAAACAGAATTGCAATAAAATATGTCAATGAAGCTAAACTGGATTTACATAGTGAAATGGTCAAACtaaaagcaggaaaataaaaaaggcTGTTATcattgaaaagaagaaaaattttAGATGTCCCTGATTTGCAATGCATCTCTGTGGAGTAAATTGTAAAGACCCTGGAATCTTTTCCAGTGAATATAGATTGATCTGGTCTAAAACTGAATGGTTCTGCCTGCTCTCCTGCCTAACGAGTAGCAATACCAAAACAACCAGGAAAGGGATAGTCCAATGATGCCTCACATCCACAGAATGCTTTTCAAGAAGTTTCAAAATTGGATTTCCACAAGCTGTTATAGAATATCCCCTCTGAAGAAATAATTTTGTATGAGTACTGAAAAGCATGTATATAAGTAGCCCCATGTGGTAACTGATGGTCAACTCTttattcctttaaaaaatcaaatgtatTTCCACTATATGAGAAAAGGCCTTATCCAGGAGCTAAAAACAAAAccttttaatatttaattattcaCCTTTTCATAAAGTGTTATCTAcaatccagaattttctgttgaacAGCATATATGACTTTGTTATGAAAAATACTGCATTGCAACTATGTGTGTTTTTGTAAGACATGGTTCAATTACTGTTATTCTGgctcttttttattattcataataGATTTGTATTTATGTTTGATTTTCTCTCCTGAAAAAAAGGCCTTTCCTCACACAGGCTGAAACATCTTGAACTTTTTAAAGGAATAAAGAGCTAACCAACAATTAGTACATGGAGCCTGTCCTTTTTATCAAAGAAAAACTACAAGAAGCCAATAAACAAATTTTGTCATCCTGGCTGCACAGAACTAACTTATCAGCATTCTCAAACTTTAGTTAAAAGTAAAGTCTGGTCTGTCATGCAATTCAGCATGGAGGAACAAAGCAGACTTACTGTGAAAAAATGTCACCATGGGAACTCTGATGACCCTCTTTCAGCCCCTCTTCCCCATATGCATCATACTGCTTTCGCTTTTCCTCATCTGACAATACCTGCAAATAAAAATGTTCAGACATATATTAAATAATTATTCATTAGTATTTTGTGTAACAATTAGTTTGGCATACTTTATGAGCTACCGCTAAATACTTCCCATCAAATAACAACATGTTCTGCTGATCTCCACCAGAAATCATTGGACTGAAGTGCATATCAAGCATTTTAAGGAGAATGGAAGATTCTGAATGTCAGTTACACTtgggaatatgtgagaggaaacacCATAAACCATGGGTGTACTATCCTCCATACTATTTAAGCAAAGGTTGAGATGCTATATTGACACTACACATGCCACAGCCTATATTCATTAGTTTGCAAACCCAGCAACAGAATCACAATTGTAAAAAGGGCTGgaatatatataattgtaatttcATCTTTATCACTTTTTTAGAACATTGAAATAGAAATGGAGACCCTATAACTCCCTAGATGCTATAATGCTACCCTTTACTCCACTCCATGGCTATAGTGGCTAAAGATAATCAGcccaatatctggagggccccaCATTCCCCATCACTGCTTCAGAAGATAAAAATATGCGCTGTAACATGATATAGATCAAACATTTGTCTCAATTCAAGCAGCAGTCCACTAGATAAAGGTAGCTTGCAAACTGCTACAGCggttttggtggggggggggggggtgtgtgtgtgttggtttttGCTCCCTAGGCCATATCATAGCATGCCGCCCTATTCAAAATGTCAATAGGATACCTGTAGGGTTTGTTTTGCAAAGCAGCTGATAACCTATTACTACCAAAGTGACATTTCTGTTCTCTCTGCTTCAGAGATGAGAGATACAcatcattcacacacacagaagAAGGAGGAATAAAGTATTCAGAACACAATGTGTTCCCTTACTCTGATATTATCCAGATCCACACCTTATTTTCCGTAACATGTCCAGTACTGTTTTTTCCAGACAAATAAAGGTACCATGCAATTATATAAAGAAACAACTAATtcaatattaatatattacatCATACAAGATTGTGAAAGGCATTCAAGTTCACTATGCAAAAATCTGGCATAAAACTACGGTTAAGAAAGGAGAACTCACTTTGGCTTTCAGGAGCTATTAGCTGGACTAAACTTTATCTGACCCCAAAGTAGGATGTGAGACTAAATGAAGGCATCTTAGTGGGTCATTAACTTGAGGAAACtatttggtcttcaactcccagaaatcctaacagctggtaaactggctgggatttctgggagttgtaggccaaaacatctggggatccacaggttgagaaccactgctctatatcaaTTAAGCACATTCCATAGGACATAGAAAATAAAACATTCTAAGGAATAGTATTATATTTTGAAAGAATCTGACAAGGAACAGAACActgatagtttttttaaaaaacccagtagAATGTTTGAAAGCAAGTTGTTAAAATCCTGTGTTATTTGTTCATCAAATGTATCATGTAGTGCCCGATTTTAATACTTGGTTGATTTCAATATCATCCTAAAGAACAGAAAGCTAGGAAAAGGAGTAAAGATTACTTTTCAGGAACAGATTC encodes:
- the DNAJB11 gene encoding dnaJ homolog subfamily B member 11; amino-acid sequence: MTPSSLGSLLLLLLCLLGDAIAGRDFYKILGVPRSASVKDIKKAYRKLALQLHPDRNPDDPQAQEKFQDLGAAYEVLSDEEKRKQYDAYGEEGLKEGHQSSHGDIFSHFFGDFGFMFGGNPRQQDRNIPRGSDIIVDLEVTLEEVYSGNFVEVIRNKPVARQAPGKRKCNCRQEMRTTQLGPGRFQMTQEVVCDECPNVKLVNEERTLEVEIEPGVRDGMEYPFIGEGEPHVDGEPGDLRFRIKVLKHPIFERRGDDLYTNVTISLVESLVGFEMDVVHLDGHKVHVARDKITKPGAKLWKKGEGLPNFDNNNIKGSLIITFDVDFPKEQLTSEQREGLKQLLKQSSAQKVYNGLQGY